From the Daucus carota subsp. sativus chromosome 8, DH1 v3.0, whole genome shotgun sequence genome, one window contains:
- the LOC108199126 gene encoding dnaJ homolog subfamily C GRV2, whose protein sequence is MDFVNRHVASESSSSSGGANVASSSGGNVSLNQPVLEEPEYYSRYMVVKHSWRGRYKRILCLSSSRIVTLDPSTLAVTNSYDVGGDYEGAAPIIGRDDNNSFEFSISVRTDGRGKFKAMKFSSKYRASIMTELHRLRWNRIGPIAEFPVLHLRRRKGDWVPLKMKVTYVGVELFDMNSGDLRWCLDFRDMSTPSIVILANGSFVLCPLYGRKSKAFQAASGTSNSAIVSNLTKTAKSIVGVSLSVDNSKSLTVVEYVNQRAREAVGAEETPYGGWSVTRLRSAAHGTLNTPGLSLVVGPKGGLGEQGDAVSRQFVLTKVSLVERRPENYEVVIVRPLAAVSSLVRFAEEPQMFAIEFNDGCPVHVYACTSRDSLLAAVRDLLQTEGQCPIPVLPRLTMPGHRIDPPCGRVHLQANHSPAAQQRINTDAETATMHLKHLAAAAKDAVAEGGSIPGSRAKLWRRIREFNACISYSGVPPNIEVPEVTLMALITMLPAAPNLPPESPPLPAPSPKASATVTGFVACLHRLLASRAAASHVMSFPAAVGRIMGLLRSGSEPVAAEAAELIAVLIGGGPGDTNMLTDTKGEQHATFMHTKSVLFAHQSYLTIIVNRLKPMSVSPLLSMSIVEVLEAMICEPHGETTQYTVFVELLRLVAGLKRRLFALFGHPSESVRETVALIMRTIAEEDAIAAESMRDAALRDGAILRHLMHAFFLRTGERREVSRQLVALWADSYQPALDLLSRVLPPGLVAYLYTRPEELPAEEVLKQEGSSMSRRRRRLLEQKKSHIAKASSSQGQSLSSNNNNFEGGDPARLASPRTFKGSDNFQGSGIDPSSGQPPPPIQSSAVYRGDTLLNQSSSTGASKNEHLTSVASPNAVSSNTYQAAEPNAQHLVDSDANSVGYYTSDSPAPAQVVVENTPVGSGRLLLNWPEFWRAFSLDHNRADLIWNERTRQELREALQAEVHKLDVEKERTEDIVPGGASVEVMAGEESVAQISWNYTEFSVSYSSLSKEVCVGQYYLRLLLETGSNGRAQDFPLRDPVAFFRALYHRFLCDADTGLTVDGAVPDEMGASDDWCDMGRLDGFGGGGGSSVRELCARAMAIVYEQHYKTIGPFEGTAHVTVLLDRTDDRALRNRLILFLKVLMKVLSNVEACVRVGGCVLAVDFLTMVHEASERTAIPLQSNLIAASAFMEPLKEWMFLDKNGAQVGPVEKDAIRRFWSRKEIDWTTRCWASGMPEWKRLRDIRELRWALAIRVPVLTPVQVGESALSILHSMVSAHSDIDDAGEIVTPTPRVKRILSSSRCIPHIAQAMLSGEPTIVEVAAALLKAVVTRNPKAMIRLYSTGAFYFALAYPGSNLVSIAQLFAVTHVHQAFHGGEEAAVSSSLPLAKRSVLGGLLPESLLYVLERSGPAAFAAAMISDSDTPEIIWTHKMRAEHLICQVLQHLGDYPQKLSQHCHSLYEYAPMPPVTYPELRDEMWCHRYYLRNLCDEIRFPNWPIVEHVEFLQSLLVMWREELTRRPMDLSEEEACKLLEISLEDVTRDDADRKSPREMADDIPNISKQIENIDEEKLKRQYRKLAMKYHPDKNPEGREKFLAVQKAYERLQATMQGLQGPQQWRLLLLLKGQCILYRRYGDVLEPFKYAGYPMLLNAVTVDEEDTNFLSSERAPLLVAASELIWLTCASSSLNGEELVRDGGIQLLGTLLSRCMCVVQPSTPASEPSTIIVTNVMRTFSGLSHFESARFEMLEFSGLINDIVHCTELELAPAAVDAALQAIAHLSVSSELQNALLKAGVLWYLLPLLLQYDSTAEESDMAEAHGVGISVQAAKNLHAMRASQAFSRLSGMAVDDSPTPYNQDAADALKALLTPKLASMLKDLSPKELLSKLNSNLETPEIIWNSSTRSELLKFVEEQRASQDPDGSYNVKESHTFLYEVLSKELYVGNVYLRVYNDQPDFEVSEPETFCVSLVDFLSRLVRSPHDAASDVRISGSFLETSEHKHDADNEPHKEQSSEDSVTSDVKLVGKDYDLFKNLQFGLTSLQNLLTSNPNLASVFSARDKLLPIFECFSVPVASESSIPQLCLRVLSCLTTHGPCLEAMVADGSSLLLLLQMLHSAPNCREGVLHVLYALASTPELAWSAAKHGGVVYILELLLPLQEEIPLQQRAAAASLLGKLVGQPMHGPRVAITLARFLPDGIVSVIRDGPGEAVVIALEKTTETPELVWTPAMATSLSAQIATMASDLYREQMKGRVVDWDVPEPASGQQDMRDEPQVGGIYVRLFLKDPKFPLRNPKRFLEGLLDQYLSSIAAAHYDIQAVDPELPLLLSAALVSLLRVHPALADHVGYLGYVPKLVSAVAYEGRRETMAKGEIKNGGDADGTYETEDTSAQSSSQTPQERVRLSCLRVLHQLAASTTCAEAMAATSVGTPQVVPLLMKAIGWQGGSILALETLKRVVVAGNRARDALVAQGLKVGLVDVLLGLLDWRAGGRNGLCSQMKWSESEASIGRVLAIEVLHAFATEGIHCSKVRDILDSSDVWAAYKDQKHDLFLPSNAQLAAVGVAGLIEQSSSRLTYALTAPPPQSSNINSPPPIGSESNGKHDFL, encoded by the exons ATGGATTTTGTTAATCGTCATGTGGCGAGTGAAAGTTCGTCGTCGTCTGGTGGTGCTAATGTTGCGTCTTCTAGTGGTGGTAATGTGAGCTTGAATCAGCCGGTGCTTGAGGAGCCGGAGTATTATTCGAGGTATATGGTTGTTAAACACTCGTGGAGGGGTCGGTATAAGAGGATTTTGTGTTTATCGAGTTCGAGGATTGTGACACTTGATCCTTCCACTTTGGCGGTTACGAATTCGTATGATGTAGGGGGTGATTACGAAGGGGCTGCGCCGATTATTGGAAGGGATGATAATAACTCGTTTGAGTTTAGTATAAGTGTTCGGACAGATGGACGTGGGAAGTTTAAGGCGATGAAGTTTTCTTCCAAGTATAGGGCGAGTATTATGACGGAGTTGCATAGATTGAGGTGGAATAGAATTGGGCCTATTGCGGAATTCCCGGTCCTTCATCTTAGGAGGAGAAAGGGAGACTGGGTACCTCTG AAAATGAAAGTGACATATGTTGGTGTTgaactttttgacatgaattcTGGTGATCTTCGTTGGTGCCTTGACTTCAGAGACATGAGTACGCCATCGATTGTCATTTTAGCTAATGGTAGTTTTGTTCTCTGTCCTTTATATGGAAGAAAATCTAAGGCCTTCCAAGCTGCTTCAGGAACATCTAATTCCGCCATTGTATCTAACTTG ACTAAAACTGCAAAGTCAATAGTTGGGGTATCATTGTCTGTCGACAATTCTAAATCACTTACTGTTGTGGAATACGTAAATCAAAGAG CCAGGGAGGCTGTTGGGGCAGAAGAAACCCCATATGGTGGTTGGTCTGTGACAAGGTTGAGATCTGCTGCTCACGGGACACTGAACACTCCGGGATTGAGTTTAGTAGTTGGGCCAAAAGGAGGACTAGGGGAACAAGGTGATGCTGTATCTCGTCAGTTTGTTCTTACAAAAGTTTCACTTGTTGAAAGACGTCCAGAGAACTATGAA GTTGTTATTGTCCGCCCTTTAGCTGCTGTAAGTTCGCTTGTGCGATTTGCCGAGGAGCCCCAAATGTTTGCCATTGAGTTTAATGATGGATGTCCTGTTCAT GTGTATGCTTGTACATCTCGTGATAGCTTGCTTGCTGCAGTTAGGGATCTCTTACAAACAGAA GGGCAATGTCCAATACCTGTTTTACCAAGACTTACAATGCCAGGCCATCGTATTGATCCTCCCTGTGGAAGAGTACATTTGCAGGCGAATCATTCTCCAGCTGCACAGCAGCGCATCAACACTGATGCGGAAACTGCTACAATGCATTTGAAACATTTGGCAGCTGCAGCCAAAGATGCAGTGGCTGAGGGAGGCTCCATTCCAGGATCAAGAGCTAAATTATGGAGAAGAATCAGAGAGTTCAATGCATGTATCTCATACAGTGGGGTCCCTCCTAATATTGAAGTACCTGAAGTTACTTTGATGGCCTTAATTACAATGCTCCCAGCTGCTCCCAACCTACCACCTGAGTCTCCTCCCTTGCCGGCCCCTTCTCCTAAAGCATCTGCAACTGTGACGGGCTTTGTTGCATGTTTGCACAGATTATTGGCATCAAGAGCTGCTGCTTCACATGTTATGTCATTCCCTGCTGCTGTTGGAAGAATAATGGGTTTGCTTAGAAGTGGTTCAGAGCCTGTAGCTGCGGAAGCTGCAGAGCTTATTGCAGTACTTATTGGCGGTGGTCCTGGAGATACAAATATGTTAACAGACACTAAGGGAGAACAGCATGCAACATTTATGCATACCAAGTCTGTGTTGTTTGCTCATCAGAGTTATCTGACTATCATCGTTAATAGATTAAAACCTATGTCTGTTTCACCATTACTTTCAATGTCTATTGTGGAGGTTCTTGAGGCAATGATATGTGAACCACATGGTGAAACTACACAGTATACAGTCTTTGTAGAATTATTACGCCTAGTAGCTGGTTTGAAACGTCGCTTGTTCGCATTGTTTGGTCATCCTTCTGAAAGTGTTAGAGAAACAGTTGCACTGATCATGCGTACAATTGCTGAAGAAGATGCTATTGCAGCAGAATCGATGCGTGATGCTGCTTTGCGTGATGGTGCTATATTGAGGCATTTAATGCATGCCTTTTTCCTTCGCACTGGTGAACGACGTGAAGTTAGCAGGCAGCTTGTGGCTCTATGGGCAGATTCTTATCAACCAGCTCTTGATCTACTGTCTAGAGTTCTTCCTCCTGGACTTGTAGCTTATTTGTACACACGGCCTGAAGAACTTCCAGCTGAAGAGGTGCTGAAACAGGAAGGATCTTCTATGAGTAGAAGACGGAGACGTTTACTTGAACAGAAAAAGAGCCATATAGCGAAGGCCTCGTCATCTCAGGGACAGTCCTTGTcttctaataataataattttgaaggGGGTGATCCAGCACGTCTAGCAAGTCCTCGTACTTTTAAAGGGTCAGATAATTTTCAAGGATCCGGAATTGATCCTAGCTCTGGACAACCGCCACCACCGATTCAGAGTTCTGCAGTTTACAGGGGTGATACCTTACTTAATCAGTCATCTTCTACCGGGGCATCAAAAAATGAACATCTAACATCAGTTGCATCTCCCAATGCAGTATCAAGTAATACATATCAGGCAGCAGAGCCAAATGCTCAACATTTGGTTGATTCAGATGCCAATTCAGTCGGATACTACACATCAGATTCCCCAGCTCCTGCACAGGTAGTTGTGGAGAATACACCAGTTGGATCTGGAAGGTTACTGTTGAACTGGCCTGAATTTTGGCGAGCTTTTAGCCTTGATCATAATCGCGCAGATTTAATCTGGAATGAGCGTACCAGGCAGGAATTAAGAGAAGCGTTGCAGGCAGAAGTTCATAAATTAGATGTTGAAAAAGAACGAACAGAAGATATTGTTCCTGGAGGTGCGTCTGTAGAGGTCATGGCTGGAGAAGAGAGTGTAGCTCAAATATCTTGGAACTACACTGAGTTCTCAGTTAGCTATTCAAGCTTGTCCAAAGAAGTTTGTGTTGGTCAATATTACCTGCGGCTGCTGCTTGAGACTGGCAGCAATGGCAGGGCACAAGATTTTCCACTTCGCGATCCTGTTGCTTTTTTCAGAGCACTTTATCATCGATTCTTATGTGATGCAGACACAGGACTTACTGTAGATGGTGCTGTTCCTGATGAAATGGGTGCGTCTGATGATTGGTGTGATATGGGAAGACTAGATGGTTTTGGAGGAGGTGGAGGCTCTTCTGTGAGAGAGCTCTGTGCAAGGGCTATGGCAATAGTGTATGAGCAACATTATAAAACAATAGGTCCTTTCGAAGGTACTGCACATGTTACAGTTTTGCTGGATAGAACTGATGATAGAGCTTTGAGGAATCGTCTCATTCTTTTTCTTAAG GTTTTAATGAAAGTCTTGTCGAATGTGGAGGCATGTGTTCGAGTAGGAGGGTGTGTGCTAGCCGTTGATTTTCTGACAATGGTTCATGAAGCATCAGAAAGAACCGCTATCCCATTGCAGTCTAATCTGATAGCTGCCTCTGCTTTCATGGAGCCTCTTAAGGAATGGATGTTCCTGGATAAGAATGGTGCGCAAGTTGGGCCTGTGGAAAAGGATGCCATTAGAAGGTTTTGGTCCAGGAAAGAAATAGACTGGACAACTAGGTGCTGGGCTTCTGGAATGCCTGAATGGAAGAGATTACGGGACATCCGCGAGCTTCGTTGGGCACTAGCTATACGGGTCCCCGTTCTCACTCCTGTTCAG GTAGGGGAATCGGCTCTGTCCATATTACACAGCATGGTATCTGCACATTCAGATATAGATGATGCTGGGGAGATAGTTACTCCAACGCCAAGAGTCAAAAGGATCTTATCAAGTTCACGTTGCATCCCACACATTGCGCAg GCTATGCTTTCTGGAGAGCCAACTATTGTAGAGGTTGCTGCTGCTTTGCTAAAGGCTGTTGTAACTAGAAACCCAAAGGCAATGATCAGATTATACAGTACAGGGGCCTTTTATTTTGCTCTTGCGTACCCTGGATCAAATCTAGTTTCGATTGCCCAACTCTTTGCAGTGACACATGTTCATCAAGCATTTCATGGTGGTGAAGAAGCTGCAGTTTCATCTTCATTGCCTCTGGCTAAGCGCAGTGTCCTTGGTGGTCTTTTACCGGAATCATTGTTGTATGTTTTGGAGCGTAGTGGTCCTGCTGCATTTGCAGCAGCTATGATTTCTGATTCTGACACTCCTGAAATTATCTGGACACATAAAATGCGAGCAGAGCATCTGATTTGTCAG GTTTTACAGCATCTTGGTGACTATCCTCAGAAACTCTCTCAGCACTGTCACTCTCTCTATGAGTACGCTCCTATGCCACCCGTAACGTATCCGGAGCTAAGAGATGAAATGTGGTGTCACCGATACTACCTGCGGAACTTATGTGATGAGATCCGATTTCCTAATTGGCCTATTGTAGAACATGTGGAGTTCTTACAGTCTCTGCTTGTAATGTGGCGGGAAGAATTAACCAGGAGACCCATGGACCTTTCTGAAGAGGAGGCTTGCAAATTATTAGAGATCTCCTTAGAAGATGTCACCAGAGATGATGCCGATAGAAAGTCACCTCGAGAGATGGCTGATGATATTCCCAACATATCAAAGCAGATTGAGAACATTGATGAAGAAAAGCTTAAAAGGCAGTACAGGAAACTTGCCATGAAATATCATCCAGACAAAAATCCCGAAGGGAGGGAAAAGTTTCTTGCTGTGCAGAAAGCTTATGAGCGCCTTCAG GCCACAATGCAAGGGTTACAAGGACCCCAGCAGTGGAGATTATTGCTTTTATTGAAAGGACAATGTATCTTATATAGACGATACGGGGATGTATTGGAGCCGTTTAAATATGCTGGGTATCCTATGCTGTTGAATGCAGTCACAGTGGACGAGGAAGATACTAATTTTCTCTCCTCTGAGCGAGCACCTCTGCTTGTAGCAGCCTCCGAGCTTATCTGGTTAAC GTGTGCGTCTTCGTCACTGAACGGAGAGGAGCTTGTAAGAGATGGTGGGATACAACTTCTTGGAACTTTACTTTCACGGTGCATGTGTGTTGTTCAACCAAGCACTCCAGCTAGTGAACCTTCAACAATTATCGTCACCAATGTGATGAGAACATTTTCTGGTCTAAGCCATTTTGAGAGTGCCAGGTTTGAGATGCTTGAATTTTCTGGATTGATTAATGATATTGTGCATTGCACAGAACTTGAGCTTGCACCAGCGGCTGTTGATGCTGCTCTTCAAGCTATTGCTCATCTTTCTGTGTCCTCTGAATTACAAAATGCCTTGTTAAAAGCCGGTGTCTTATG gTACCTATTGCCATTGTTGCTTCAGTATGACTCAACAGCTGAAGAATCTGATATGGCAGAGGCACATGGGGTTGGCATTAGTGTGCAAGCTGCAAAAAATTTGCATGCGATGCGTGCATCTCAGGCTTTCTCAAGGCTTAGTGGGATGGCTGTTGATGACAGTCCAACACCTTACAATCAGGATGCTGCTGATGCTCTCAAGGCTTTGCTAACTCCTAAACTTGCTAGCATGCTGAAAGATTTGTCGCCGAAAGAGTTATTATCGAAACTAAATTCTAATTTAGAGACACCAGAG ATAATATGGAACTCATCAACCCGATCAGAGCTATTAAAGTTTGTCGAGGAGCAGCGTGCAAGCCAAGATCCTGACGGTTCCTATAATGTGAAAGAGTCTCACACTTTTCTGTATGAAGTACTCTCCAAGGAACTCTATGTTGGAAACGTGTACTTGAGGGTCTATAATGATCAGCCGGACTTCGAAGTCAGTGAACCTGAAACTTTTTGTGTCTCTCTGGTTGATTTTCTGTCACGTTTAGTGCGCAGTCCACATGATGCAGCATCTGATGTTCGGATCAGTGGCTCCTTTCTTGAGACATCTGAGCATAAACATGATGCAGACAATGAACCGCACAAAGAACAAAGCTCCGAGGATTCTGTTACATCTGATGTAAAACTTGTGGGGAAGGATTATGACTTGTTTAAAAACTTGCAATTTGGTTTGACATCTCTTCAG AATTTGCTGACAAGTAATCCAAATTTGGCATCGGTATTTTCAGCGAGAGATAAATTGTTACCCATTTTTGAGTGCTTTTCAGTTCCTGTAGCATCAGAAAGCAGCATTCCTCAACTTTGTTTGAGAGTGCTGTCTTGCTTGACTACACATGGTCCTTGTTTGGAGGCTATGGTTGCAGATGGATCTAGCCTCCTCCTATTGTTGCAGATGCTTCACTCTGCGCCCAATTGTCGTGAGGGTGTTCTCCATGTTCTCTATGCCTTGGCTAGCACTCCAGAACTTGCATGGTCAGCTGCCAAGCACGGAGGAGTGGTGTACATTCTTGAACTTCTCTTACCATTACAAG AAGAAATTCCACTACAGCAAAGAGCAGCGGCTGCCTCGTTGTTGGGTAAGCTTGTTGGGCAACCAATGCATGGGCCTAGAGTAGCAATAACACTTGCAAGGTTTCTTCCAGATGGGATTGTATCTGTAATTAGGGATGGTCCTGGGGAAGCCGTCGTGATTGCTCTTGAGAAAACAACTGAGACCCCAGAACTTGTCTGGACACCTGCAATGGCTACATCTTTATCAGCACAGATTGCAACTATGGCATCAGATCTTTACCGTGAACAGATGAAGGGTCGCGTTGTTGATTGGGATGTTCCGGAGCCGGCATCTGGCCAACAGGATATGAGAGATGAGCCACAG GTTGGAGGAATCTATGTTCGGCTTTTCTTGAAAGATCCTAAATTTCCTCTTAGAAATCCTAAAAGATTTTTGGAGGGTTTATTAGATCAGTATCTCTCTTCCATAGCTGCTGCACATTATGACATTCAAGCTGTTGACCCTGAGCTACCATTGCTTCTATCTGCTGCGTTAGTGTCTTTGCTGCGGGTTCACCCTGCACTTGCGGATCATGTCGGGTATCTTGGTTACGTGCCAAAACTTGTCTCAGCAGTTGCCTATGAGGGTAGACGAGAAACAATGGCGAAGGGGGAGATAAAAAATGGCGGTGATGCTGATGGAACATATGAAACAGAAGATACTTCAGCACAGTCAAGTTCACAAACACCACAAGAGCGTGTGCGTCTCAGTTGTTTGCGTGTACTACACCAACTTGCTGCTAGTACGACTTGTGCAGAAGCTATGGCAGCAACAAGTGTTGGAACTCCACAA GTTGTTCCTCTTTTGATGAAGGCTATTGGCTGGCAAGGCGGAAGCATACTTGCTCTGGAAACATTAAAACGTGTTGTTGTTGCTGGTAATCGGGCTAGGGATGCACTTGTTGCTCAAGGACTTAA GGTTGGTCTTGTTGATGTACTTCTTGGCCTTCTTGACTGGCGGGCTGGTGGAAGAAATGGCCTTTGCTCACAGATGAAGTGGAGTGAATCTGAGGCATCCATTGGTCGAGTGCTTGCTATTGAG GTTTTGCATGCATTTGCAACAGAAGGGATCCACTGCTCCAAAGTGCGTGACATACTGGATTCCTCTGAT GTCTGGGCTGCTTATAAGGACCAGAAGCATGATCTTTTCCTTCCTTCAAATGCTCAATTGGCAGCTGTTGGCGTTGCTGGCCTGATTGAGCAGTCCTCATCCAGACTCACATATGCACTTACAGCTCCTCCACCACAATCTAGTAATATTAATTCTCCTCCTCCTATTGGGTCTGAATCAAACGGAAAGCACgattttctataa